The Streptomyces puniciscabiei genomic interval ATCTCTCCTTCACCCCGAAGGACACCTACCACGCGGTGTTCTCCGACGTGACCGGGCTGGAGACCGGTGACGACATCAGGGTGGCCGGAGTCCGGGTCGGTCAGGTCGAGGACATCCGGATCAAGGACCGGACGCTGGCCGAGGTCACGTTCTCCGTCACCGCCGACCGGCCGCTGCTGACGTCCACCCACGCGGTCGTCCGCTACCGCAACCTGGTCGGACAGCGGTACATCGCGCTCACCGAGGGCACCGGCGACGGCACCGGGCGGCTGCGGCCGGGCGGCACCATCCCGCTGTCCCGGACCCAGCCGGCGCTGGACCTCAACGCCCTGCTGAACGGCTTCAAGCCGCTGTTCGCCGCGCTCAGCCCGAGCGACGTCAACCAGCTCGCCACCGAGATCATCCAGACCTTCCAGGGCGAGGGCGGCACGGTGAACAGCCTGCTCACGCACACCGCCTCGCTCACCACGACGCTCGCCGACCGCGACCAGCTGATCGGCTCGGTGATCGACAACCTCAACACCGTCCTGGCGACCCTCGACAAGCGCGGCTCCCGCTTCTCGGACCTGCTCACCCAGCTGCGCCGGGTCGTCTCGGGCCTCTCCGCCGACCGGGGGCCCATCGGGAGGTCGCTGGTGAGCATCGGCGACCTCGCGGACGTCACGTCGGGTCTGCTGAAGGACGCGCGTGCGCCGCTGAAGGACGACATCGCCGGGCTCGGCGAGCTCACCGGAACGCTGAACGACAACCAGAAGACCGTGGAGGGCGTCCTGCAACGGCTGCCGAACAAGCTCAACGAGCTGACCGGGACGGCGTCCTACGGCTCGTGGTTCAACTTCTACCTCTGCGACTTCGACGGCCGGATCGTGCTGCCGGAGACGAAGCAGGTGCTCACCCCGCAGCTGCATGTGGCACGGGCGAGGTGCGGCGGATGAGTCTGCGTGCCGTACGAAAGCGCCGCCCCGAGCCCCTGGTGAAGGTGCGGGTCCTGCCGCCGAAGCTGCTGAGGCTCCCGCGGTTCCCCCGGCCGCTGCCGAAGCGCGAGGCCCGCCCCGAGCCCCTCGTGAAGGTGCGCGTCCTGCCACCGAAGCTGCTGAGGCTCCCGCATCTCCCTGGGGTCCCTCGGCTCCCCCGGCTGTCGAAGCGCAGGCCCCGCCCCCAGCCCCTGGTGAAGGTGCGCGTCCTGCCACCGAAGCTGCCCGCGATCCGGCTGAGGCGCCCGCGCCTGAAGCCGTTCCGTGAGCGCAACCCGGTCGTCGTGGGCGCCGTCGGTCTCACGGTCCTCGCGCTGCTCACGGTCGCCGCGTTCAACGCCGACAG includes:
- a CDS encoding MCE family protein, encoding MSRPGARQTAAPLIKFSLFALVTITATALLAATIVNLSFTPKDTYHAVFSDVTGLETGDDIRVAGVRVGQVEDIRIKDRTLAEVTFSVTADRPLLTSTHAVVRYRNLVGQRYIALTEGTGDGTGRLRPGGTIPLSRTQPALDLNALLNGFKPLFAALSPSDVNQLATEIIQTFQGEGGTVNSLLTHTASLTTTLADRDQLIGSVIDNLNTVLATLDKRGSRFSDLLTQLRRVVSGLSADRGPIGRSLVSIGDLADVTSGLLKDARAPLKDDIAGLGELTGTLNDNQKTVEGVLQRLPNKLNELTGTASYGSWFNFYLCDFDGRIVLPETKQVLTPQLHVARARCGG